The nucleotide sequence TGACGACCACCAGTACCACCGTAAACCAGAACATGTTCTTCTGCGCCTCGCCGATGTTCTTGCAGGTAAGATTTTTTTGCATGAGATCCTGATCCATGCCTGTCATGACAATGGCGATGAAAGCACCGGCAAAAAATTGCTTAAAGAAGTTCTTAGGATCATTGGCATCCCAGTAGAATATTTTTGAATAGGCACTTTCCTGCACGGTAGAAACCATTTCAGAAAAACCCGAAAGATTCAATTCACGGCATACCAGCACGATGGTCAATACGACGGCAGTCACCAGGAACGTAGTTTGTAGAGTATCGGTGATAATAATGGTTTTGATACCACCCTTGAAAGTATAAATCCAGATCAACAGGATGGTGATGGCTACTGCCACCTCGAAAGGTACCCCCAGAGGACCGAAAAGGGCGATTTGCAGTACGCCCGCCGCGACGTACAGCCGTACCGCCGAACCCACCGTGCGGGATACCAGAAAAATAGCGGAACCCGATTTGTAAGACCAGAAGCCGAACCGATCGCTGAAATAGGAATAGATGGAAATGAGATTGAGGCGGTAGTACAATGGCATGAGTATGGTGCCGATCACGAGATACCCCAAAATGTACCCTATGACTACCTGAAAATACGAAAACTGAATATTGAGGACCGCACCCGGGACTGATACGAAAGTTACGCCCGAAAGCGAGGTACCGATCATCCCGAAAGCTACCAGATACCAAGGCGACTGCCGGTTGGCGGTGAAGAAGGTGGCGGTGTCTGCACCCCTGGAGGTGTAGACAGACACAACGATCAGCATTCCAAAATAAGCCACCAGAATAGCCAGGGCAATGTAAGGATTCATGAAAATGGAGATTAACTTTATGGAGGGTAAACGGGTTATAAAGAATGACCCGGTCTTTCCGATAGTCCTTCTTTTTGATTAATTTTGCTAATCAAACGTAAATTTGACTGTAATGCAAACCCATATAGAAACCGACGTAGAAGTTTTGGAAGAAACCGTGGAAACGGAAGTGCGGACGCTCGTTGTGTTCAACGATGAAGTCAATACATTTGACTGGGTCATCGATACCCTGATTAAAGTGTGCAACCATACGCCTGAACAAGCTGAACAATGTACCCTGATTATCCATTTTAAGGGAAAGTGTTCTGTGAAGGAAGGGGAATTCGATTCGCTGGTGCCGATGCGTAATGAAATCTGCCACCGGGGCATATCCGCCGAGATCTGTTAAAGCCGCCGTACGAGCATTCTATGAATTATCCTTCACAACTGATTGAAAATGCCGTCAACGAAATTTCAAAACTGCCTGGCATTGGAAAAAAAACCGCCCTGCGGCTGACCCTTCACCTGCTCAAACGGGAAGAACAGCAAACCCGCTCGCTATCGGAAGCATTGGTTGCCATGCGCACCCAGTCTCAGTTTTGCAGGCGGTGCCACAATATCTCAGACGGTGAACTTTGTAACATTTGTAAAAGTCCAAAACGAGAAGCCTCGCTGCTGTGCGTGGTGGTGGATACCCGCGACGTACTAGCCATTGAAAATACCAGCCAATTTAACGGCACCTACCACGTGCTGGGTGGGATTATCTCACCCCTGGAAGGTATTGGACCGGCCGACTTACACATCGACTCCCTGCTGGCCCGTATCGTCGATGAGGAAATCCGGGAGGTGATTCTGGCGCTGAGTCCCACGATGGAAGGGGATACTACTGCTTTTTATTTACAAAAGAAATTGAAACCCCTGGGGGTGAAGATCAGTACCATCGCGCGGGGAATTCCTATTGGCGGTGACCTTGAGTATGCCGATGAGGTAACTCTGGGGCGAAGTATCGTGAGCCGGGTGGCTTACGATTAATTTTTTATCCTAAAACCTTACTAACTATGAACCGTATTGAGTTTTTGCGCTCGCTGGCGGGCACTACCCTGGCCGTAGGAGCGCTGGCCACTAACTCGGCCTGCCAGACGTCTTCCAAGGAAGGAGCCGAAATGATGGCCCCCTATTCCCAGGAGCCCCTACCCTATGACTTTGGGGCCTTGGAGCCCTCCATCGACAAAATGACGATGGAAATCCATTATGGAAAGCACCATGCAGGCTACGTGAGTAAACTCAATGACGCAGTGAAGGGAACGGAGTACGAGAAAATGGCACTCACTGATATTTTCAAAAATATGGGCAACGCCCCTGATGCTGTCCGTAATAATGGCGGTGGCCACTGGAACCACACTTTCTTTTGGAAAGCTATGGCACCCGGCAAAGGGGGTACCCCAACCGGAGCCGTAGCGGATGCTATCAACGGGCAGTTTGGTTCATTCGATGGTTTTAAGGAAGCTTTCGGGAAAGAAGCAGCCGGGCGTTTTGGCTCGGGATGGGCATGGCTGGTCGCGCAGGATGGGAAACTGGCCTTAGGCTCTACCCCTAATCAGGACAACCCACTCATGAGTATTTCTGATTTTAAAGGTACCCCGCTGCTGGGCCTCGACGTGTGGGAACACGCCTACTACCTTAAGTACCAAAATAAGCGCGCCGACTACGTAGGTGCCTTCTGGGATATTGTGAACTGGGATCGGGTAGGTGAGCTGATGAGTAATTCTAAGGCGTAAGCTGTTCTTTGTTGCCTCATGTTCATTCATAAAACTCAAAAAGCCCGCAACTTTACGCTGCGGGCTTTTTATTCAATGATAGGAATCCATTAATTACAGTAATCGCTGATTACCTTATAGGCCGGCGTGTAGCCCAGCTCACCCGCTTTACTCAGGTCGAGGCAGCCGCCATTCACATCGCCCAGACTATGCTTGATGAGTCCACGCACGTAGAAAGCTTCCGAGTAATCCGGGCGTAATTTTATGGCGCTGCTGCAATCCAGAATGGCACCCATCTGATCGCCTGTAGATGAACGAACCAGTCCCCGTGAAAAATAGGCTTCGGAATAAGTCGGGTTCAAATCAATAGCGCTGTTCATATCCAGAATGGCCCCCTTGCTATCGCCACTCTTACTCTTGCTCATGCCACGGATAAAATATGCCTCTGCTCGCTCAGATGACAATTCCTTTATTTTGATACGTTCCTGCACAGCCGAACGCAACCGGTCGAGTACATCACGGTTGATGGGGCCCATGTACACAATTTTCTTGGGGTCGGCCGTATAGGAGTTACTGATTTCCACCGCCCGGGTCAGATCCTGAATGGCACTTTTTTGATCGTTGAGCTTGCTTTTGGCAAATCCACGACCATAATACGCTTCAAAATCATCCGGATTTAACTGTAAGGCCCGGTTATAGTCGGCCACGGCTCCGGCATAATCATCAACTTTGGCTTTGGCAAAACCCCGGTAGCTATACGAGGGTGCTTCTTCCGGGCTGATTTCAATAGCTTTTGTATAGTCAGCGATGGCTCCTTTATAATCATTTAGTTTGATTTCTGCGTAGCCGCGGCCTGCAAAAGCACCAGCCCTTTTGGGGCTCAGTTCAATGACCCGCGAAAAATCAGCTAATGATCCCGCATAGTCTTCCAGTTTTTGCTTGCAGGCTCCCCGGGCGTATAGCGCCGGCACATCGTTAGGATCAACCGTAATAGCTTTATTATAGTCTTGTAGGGCCCCCCGCTGGTTTTCAGTTTTGGCCCGGCTTACTCCCCGGTTATAGTAGGACTTCGCATCGTCTGGATTCAACTCAATGGCACGTGTATAGTCCTGTATGGCAGCACGATGGTCATCTTGCATGCTTTTACTCACGCCCCGGCTCTGATAATACAAGGCTTCTTTGCCGTTGATTTCGATGGCGCGGTCATAATCCAGAATGGCCCCCCGATGGTCTTTGAGATTGGCTTTGGCCAGCCCACGGTTGAAGTAGCTAGGAGCATGGTCAGGGTTCATGGTAATGACGGCACTGTATGATTGCATGGCACCGGCAAAATCTCCGGCCCGGGCTTTGGCATTGCCGTCTTCGAAAAATTCGGCCGCCGAACGCTGAGCTACCGACTGACTTACGGAACCAATACAGAGGGCAATAAAAATCCAGGATGCAATAAAACTTTTCATGAATGTGATGTTAATTAGGGAGGATTATGGGTTGTTTGTTATTGGAATGAACTCGTCAGAAAACGATGAATGGCAACATACCCTTCCTAGGGGGTACCTATTGGCTTTATATCTATTAGAAAAACTTTAATTGCCGAATCCTCGCGGTCCTTGACTTCCTACCAAATGTTAAAAGTATTCAAAATAGGGATTAGGGGCAAAACTTACTTTTGAAATTTTAAACCTTCCTATGTACCCATGCCGGGTATATGTGGGTATATGTAACCTTGTTCTTGGAGTATAACCCTGCCTAAATCGGGCTGTATTTGAGTTTCCCGGAGAGTTTTGTTAGTTTGGGCATTCTTTTACCATTTTTTCAATCGCGGGTTGAGCTGAACCATGAAACCAAGTCAGAAATATATCGTCATTTTTGCCACTATTTTCGTAGCGATCATAGCGCTCTATAAAGTTTTCAAGGAATCACCTGCCGACCAGAATAATGATGTGGCTAATTCAGAAACGTCCGCGTCCACTGAGCAGAATCCAATCTCACCCTACCTTGCTCTCAGCGATATGAAAGGTAATACGGTAGTGATGGACTCGTCGAAGCTCGTTTTTGTCAATGTGTGGGCCACTTGGTGCGGCCCCTGCAACGCAGAAATGCCCAGTATTCAGGCACTCTATCGACGTTATAAGGATCATCCCAAAATGGCCTTTTACGTAGTATCGGATGAAAACCCCTCCACGGTACACAATTTTTTGCAAAAGAAGGATTATGAGCTTCCGTTCTATTTGTTCAATGGGGCCTACCCGCCCGTTCTGGACGGAAGCGCTATTCCCCGAACCTATATGCTCCGTCATGGCCAGGTACTTGCCGAGCAAGTAGGGGCCATTAACTGGAACGATCCGCAAGTCTTCGAGTTTATTGACAAACAGCTAGCTCTGTAACCATTCTTCGCTTAGTACCCCTAAAAAGAAAGCGCGGGAGCGGCTACGATCGTAGCCGCTCCCGCGCTTTCTTCTGGGCAGACAATCAAAAAAGTCTTTCGGTCGATTCCTTTTTGGCCTGCTCCATCACGTACGCCAGCATTAGATACCCAGAATATCGATTCGGGTGTGGAATTTACTCTTGCGTTTCCAAAGCGTGGCGGTGCTGACAGCCAGCACTACTGGAAATAACCATATAACTCTTTTCATCTTTCCTTAATGTATAAAAATTTTATAACTCTCTATTTTAATAATCTTACTTCAAAATACTCGAGGCGAAATTTCGCTATTTTATAACGTAAAACTATAGCTTTATTTTATATCGGTATAATCAAATTATTATACGGTTATAGACCGATGACAGGAGATAGGTACTACAGACATGTGCAACCTTTTATGGCTGCACCGATGCGGAGGTCACTAGGGAACGGAGGTAGGCAGGAGTTCGTAGCAGGCGGGTGCCATACCAACTGAATAACTCCCCGTTTACCAGAAGAACTTGGGCATCAGGACACAGAGCCTGAATCTCGGCCAGATGCCCCTCTTTGAAGGGAAAAGGTTCTGACGGGAGCAGAATAAGCTCCGGCAGAGAAGCCTTCAGGGTTTCCTCTGCACACTCGGGATAGCGGGGCTGCCCAGCAAACACATTATCAAGCCCTGCCTGACTAAGCATAGCGTCAATGAAGGTACCCCCTCCAGCTACCATCCACGGTTTCCGCCAGATCAGATAAGCTGCTTTTTTGCGGAGTGGTCGGGAAGCCAATTCGCCGGCTAAGGTTTCAAATCGCTCCTCGATCCGTTCGGCCAGCCAGTCGGCAGAGGTTTCCTTACACACAAGACGGCCTATTTCCCGGACCATTGCTGTTGCGTCGGCCAGCGAATTGATATCCGACATCCAGACAGGGAATTCCGCTCGTAGGGCTTCAATATCTTCGCGCCGGTTTTCTTCTTTATTTCCAAGAATTAGGTCGGGTTGCAGCTTACGAATCAGCGCCAGGTCAGGAGTCTTGGTTCCGCCTATGATCGCCTTGCCCTGAATTTTTGGTTTTGGGTGAAGGCAGTAGCGCGTGATGCCCACGACTGTATCATTCAAACCCAGATCAAGGAGCAGCTCGGTTTGGGAAGGTACCAGCGATACGATCCGTTGGGGACAGTCGTTAAGCTGAAGCGGTAAACCCATCTGATCGGTAAACTGAGCCATAAACCCTATACAATTGTGAGAACTAACTAGTGTAAAGGTACCTTTATTTTGCCTTTGCTCTAAACAGGAGCCAGGTTTCTAACGTTTCACAAACGAAACCTTGGTTCATCTACACCTGTCTATTACATTTTCCCAAAATCCGGTCCGAGCATGATGAAGTTTCTTGCCTTCCTGCACGTCAACAAGTACGAAGTTCTCCTCGTTTCCCTAATCCAACATTTATTCATTGGAGTGTTTCTGAAAGACCTGGAATTTTATACGAAGGTGATCTGGCCCATCAACATTTTCATAGTAGGGTTGGCAAGCGTGGGCATTTTTGTAAGAAAGGTACCCTGGAAAATAATCCTTCGGAACGTCCTCTTTATTGTAGTTTTAGCCTTGCCCATTGCTCTACCTTTTTTTGGGCATATGCCTTATTTTATGTTGACGCTCAATATCGCGTACGTCATTTTTTTCTCATTCATCTTTCGAGAAATCATCACTTTCCTGATCCGGCCGGGCTATATTAATAAGGACATAATTTCGGCCGCGGCCTGTGGGTACTTTTTGCTTCTGGAAATAAGTGTGTTCCTGATGCAGGTGTTTTTATACCAGAATTTCGGTGCTCTCAATGGAATTGATGATTCGAGCAAAGCCTCCGTGTTTATGGATCTGGTGTATTTTTGCAGTATCACCATGACCAGCATTGGTTTCGGGGATATTACACCCAACGCTTATTACACCAAACTGATTACCTCTTTTTTGGGGATTGTAGGCCAGTTTTATTCCGTAGTATTGGTGGGAATTCTGATCAGCAAATTTACTTCCCGATCAAAACCTGAGTGAAGAAGGTCATTTTACTGGGATGAAGGTACCTACTGCATGGGGGTAAGGTAGAGAGCGCAGCCCATGCAGGGTACTGCGCTCTCAGGAAAATCAAAACATCCGACTTTCTGTGGTTGTCAATAATGCTTCAAAGGCTTCGTCACGGGCTTCTCCGGAAACAAATTCCCAAATCACTTCATTTTTCTCCAGTAAGTTGAATACGATCCCTTCCTTCTGGGTTGCGTTTACTGTGCCTTTCTGAATAGTAAGAACGTGGTCAAGATTGAATATTACGTTCGTACCTTCTAGCTGAACCATTGTGGCCATAATCCAATAATTGTTTAAGTGGTTTTGTAATACTTGCCAAAGGACATTCGCCTTTTGGGCTGCCAATATACACAGCATCCCCAAAACTTTGGCCCGGCAATCCAAAACTTTCCTTTCCTGGGCGGCTTTACACTTCTGATTTATAAGTTAACACCAGAGTAAAATCCCCGTGCTTCAGAAATAAAACTCCCACATCGAATATAGACTCATGGATTCAACCGGGTACCGCACCGATAGCAAAAGACCGCCCGAGGCGGATGCCGGTCGGCCGAACAGTTAGGACAGCTTTGGGTGTCAAAAACTTCGTTATCCTCCCTATCTCTGGTCATTTCACTGGTGACGATCCCCGTGGGGATGGCGATAATGGCGTAGCCCAGAATCATGATGAAGCTGGCGATAAACTGTCCCGAGATCGTCTGAGGGGCAATGTCGCCATATCCTACCGTGGTCAGTGTGACAATGGCCCAGTAAATGCTTTTCGGGATGCTTGTGAATCCACTCTCCCGATCCTCGACCAGGTACATGATCGTACCCAGCACGACGCAGATTATCAGAATGGCAAATAGGAAAACGGATATTTTGGTACGACTAGCCCGCAGGGCGTTCATGAGTTTCTGCGACTCTCCTACGTACTGATGCAGCTTGAGAATGCGGAAGACCCGCAGCAGGCGCAGCGACCTGAAAACCACTAATACCTGCGTCCCGACCAGAAACAGAGAGAGGTATTTGGGAATGGTAGACAAAAGATCGATCAGGCCATAAAAACTAAAAATGTACCCCAGTGGCTTTCGTACGGTAATGATCCGGGCCACGTATTCTACGGTGAACAGAACGGTTATGCCCCATTCGGCCAGATTAAAGACGGCATGGTACCGGGTGTTGATCTCCTCGACACTTTCGAGCATCACCAATACTACACTCAGCACGATCAGCCACAACAGGATCACGTCGAACCGCTTGCCTGCCCGGGTGTCTGCTTCGTAAATGATCACGTAGAGTTTGTGCCGCCAGTTCTGCTCGGGTGAAGGTTCCTGATTCATTTTCCGGATGTTTTGAGCCTTTCCAAAGGTATTCAACCCATTCCGATTCCCCAAACTCAGCTATGTGTCACAATAGAGCCAATTGGTTATATACGAAAAAAATCATTATTTTCGAATGTAATTTCACAAACCCCTCTCTCCTATGAATTCTGCAAAAATCAACTTTGTGGCGATCCTAGTGGCCGCAGCAGTCACCTTCCTATTGGGTGCCCTCTGGTACATTGCTTTCCAAACTACCTGGATGAAACTGACCGGGCTGACCGAAGCAAAGGTAGTGGAAGGCGGCGGGGCTCTGGCTTCATACATTATCAGTTTTGTTACCTACCTGCTGGGTGCCCTGGCCCTGGCTCTCCTATTCAAATCCATGAACATCAGTACCTGGGAAACCGGCATGACCGCCGGAGCACTGATTGGTGCCCTGATCGTAGGTGGCAATATTTTCACCAATAATGCTTATGAAATGAAGCCCATGGGCTTATCCGTTCTGAATGCCGGATTCAGCGCCATTAGCTTCGCCACCATGGGAGCGATTCTGGGCGGTTGGCGGAGAAAAAGATAACCCGAATAGCCCAATCTTCATAATCAAGGCCCATTTAAGGTATTTTCCTGGTCAGGATACCGAAGTCGATGGGTCTTAGGTTCGTGTAGGTATCGATAATGACCCGGCTGTTGTACACAATGAACGTGTTCACTGCTTTGGCATCTAACTTGTTAAGATAGACATCACTTTCCTGATCTCCAAAGTCAGGCACAAAAGTGAGTGCGAGATTCTGTATGTCCAATTCACGACCTACCTGTTCAAGTTGACGCTGGGTTTTCTCCGGCGTTCCACCCGCTTCGCATACCAGGTACACCTTTAGCTGATCCCGTTTTTCACCACTCAGCTTTTCCAGTAGTACTAGCCATTTTTTGAAATTATCCCAAGATTCAGTCGCCCCAACAAAATACAGAATTCCGTAGTTACGGCCATACTTGCACACCGGGCACGCCTTGGAACCTTTATCGGGCCCCCACGCATGATAGGGGGTGAACGAGGGACTCTCTTCCCCGATGGAGAGTCCCGTCCTTTTATTTGCGGAAGTCGTGGCCAGGTAGTGGGGTATGTGCAATCCCAGGATAATGTCATGCCGCGCTACCTGGATTCCGTTTTCTTCACGAGGTCGTAGTACCCCACTTCCGCCCCGGTTTTCCAAAGCTTTCCTTTTGGCGGTGGTCAAGAGCGGATCATCATCAAAAACCAGTTCGTCCACGTAGTATTCATTGGGCAGGTTGGGTTCCTTGATAGACAGATGAATATGGGCTGGAATATCACGACCCGGGTACGGGGCCGGACGATTGGTGTAAAGGGCATATTTTCCGTCGGCTCCGGTCTGCATCCAACCCCGGCGCGCGCCATGCCGGACCGCTTCGCCGGTAAGCATGCTATTTTTGGAATAGTACCCTTGATCGTCGGTTTGCCAATAATAAACGATCACGTTGGGAGCAGGGGTGCGACCATCGACCTGGTAGACGGTACCTGTTACAAGTAGTTTGGTACGGGTACCTCGCCAACCCACACTGGTATCGGTGGAATTCATCCGGATGGGCATCCCGATGTACATGATCTCGCAACCATCGCAGCCACCACCTATAAGTTCCTTCGGGGAGGCGGAGCTTTTTTGTTGCTGACTACGGCTCTCGCAGGAAATAAAAACGGCTAGAAGCAGAAAACTAAAAAAAGGTACTTTCATGGCAATGCAGCTAGTTTTTTGAAAAATGAAGTTTTCAAAAATAGCCTTACAAGGCCTGGTACCCAATCCATTTCCGCTCAGTGGCGGAATTGGAAGGTCGAGCCGCGAATCAGATCAGTCGCCCCCTGGCTGCTTTGACATAATGACGGCTGAGCCGTACCGTAGCACCGTTATCCAGATACACATCGTAGTCGCCCGTGAGCCGGGAAGTAGCCTGCCGCACCCGATGGATATTCACGATGCACGAGCGATGAATACGGATAAAGTCATCGGGATTCAACTGATTTTCCAGCCTGGTGAGGCTTTCGGAATACAACCACTTTTGGCTCCCCCGGTGTAGTACGGTGTAGGAATCTTCCGAGCCGATCCAGTCGATGCTTTCGACTGCCAGGCGTAGGGTTTTGGCTCCGTCTTTGACCAAAAAAACGCTCAAATATTCAACCCCACTATCTTGATTTGACTGATTACCTACCCCTACTGGCGGCAGCTGGTGGGGGTGCTTTTCTGTGAAACGGCTGGTCAGTAGCAGCAACAGACAGTACATTACGATCCCGGTGAAAAAATCTTCGGCAAGGGATTTGCGCAATACGCCTTGAAAGGGGAAGGGATACCCTAGTACAACTTCACTTAAAACCGCCATCAATGCCGAAAATAGCAGGATTTGAATCAGACTTGTCGAAACAGCCAGCAGCGCGTGGGTCAACAGATTCCGGGCAAGCAGGCGCTCGACCGGAAATCGCCTAGCGACTAAGCCGATAAAAACTGTCAGCGGAATAAACAGCAACCAGTAGACTTTGTACAGTAAACTTTCGCTCCAGTAGAAAGAGGTGTCTTTGAGAAAAGCGAAAAGCGCGTCCTGTCCGGTAGCCAGAACGGCCACACCCAGCCAGAATACTGGAAGAATGATACGGGCTGGTCGATGCTGGAAAGTGAAGGCGGTGATTTTCATGTCAATTTATTTTGAAGGCAGAGTCAGTAATCAATCGACTCCTGCCTTTCGATAGGTAAATTCGACAATAAAAGGGGAAAAGCCAATTCTCGGCCTCACCTGAAAA is from Salmonirosea aquatica and encodes:
- a CDS encoding sodium:solute symporter, with product MNPYIALAILVAYFGMLIVVSVYTSRGADTATFFTANRQSPWYLVAFGMIGTSLSGVTFVSVPGAVLNIQFSYFQVVIGYILGYLVIGTILMPLYYRLNLISIYSYFSDRFGFWSYKSGSAIFLVSRTVGSAVRLYVAAGVLQIALFGPLGVPFEVAVAITILLIWIYTFKGGIKTIIITDTLQTTFLVTAVVLTIVLVCRELNLSGFSEMVSTVQESAYSKIFYWDANDPKNFFKQFFAGAFIAIVMTGMDQDLMQKNLTCKNIGEAQKNMFWFTVVLVVVNLLFLSLGALLYVYASEKGIALPAKTDDFYPMLALNNLGLVVGITFLLGITAATYASSDSALTALTTAFCIDFMNVEGKPEAVRSRTKFWVHIGFSVLFYVVILLFNQLNSKEVITAVFDLAGYTYGPLLGLFSFGLFLKRPVRDRLVPLVCILAPILTYVVNQNSAAWLGGYKIGFERLILNGLLTFLGLWLLSLGKVKKG
- a CDS encoding ATP-dependent Clp protease adaptor ClpS; the encoded protein is MQTHIETDVEVLEETVETEVRTLVVFNDEVNTFDWVIDTLIKVCNHTPEQAEQCTLIIHFKGKCSVKEGEFDSLVPMRNEICHRGISAEIC
- the recR gene encoding recombination mediator RecR; its protein translation is MNYPSQLIENAVNEISKLPGIGKKTALRLTLHLLKREEQQTRSLSEALVAMRTQSQFCRRCHNISDGELCNICKSPKREASLLCVVVDTRDVLAIENTSQFNGTYHVLGGIISPLEGIGPADLHIDSLLARIVDEEIREVILALSPTMEGDTTAFYLQKKLKPLGVKISTIARGIPIGGDLEYADEVTLGRSIVSRVAYD
- a CDS encoding superoxide dismutase yields the protein MNRIEFLRSLAGTTLAVGALATNSACQTSSKEGAEMMAPYSQEPLPYDFGALEPSIDKMTMEIHYGKHHAGYVSKLNDAVKGTEYEKMALTDIFKNMGNAPDAVRNNGGGHWNHTFFWKAMAPGKGGTPTGAVADAINGQFGSFDGFKEAFGKEAAGRFGSGWAWLVAQDGKLALGSTPNQDNPLMSISDFKGTPLLGLDVWEHAYYLKYQNKRADYVGAFWDIVNWDRVGELMSNSKA
- a CDS encoding tetratricopeptide repeat protein, producing the protein MKSFIASWIFIALCIGSVSQSVAQRSAAEFFEDGNAKARAGDFAGAMQSYSAVITMNPDHAPSYFNRGLAKANLKDHRGAILDYDRAIEINGKEALYYQSRGVSKSMQDDHRAAIQDYTRAIELNPDDAKSYYNRGVSRAKTENQRGALQDYNKAITVDPNDVPALYARGACKQKLEDYAGSLADFSRVIELSPKRAGAFAGRGYAEIKLNDYKGAIADYTKAIEISPEEAPSYSYRGFAKAKVDDYAGAVADYNRALQLNPDDFEAYYGRGFAKSKLNDQKSAIQDLTRAVEISNSYTADPKKIVYMGPINRDVLDRLRSAVQERIKIKELSSERAEAYFIRGMSKSKSGDSKGAILDMNSAIDLNPTYSEAYFSRGLVRSSTGDQMGAILDCSSAIKLRPDYSEAFYVRGLIKHSLGDVNGGCLDLSKAGELGYTPAYKVISDYCN
- a CDS encoding TlpA family protein disulfide reductase encodes the protein MKPSQKYIVIFATIFVAIIALYKVFKESPADQNNDVANSETSASTEQNPISPYLALSDMKGNTVVMDSSKLVFVNVWATWCGPCNAEMPSIQALYRRYKDHPKMAFYVVSDENPSTVHNFLQKKDYELPFYLFNGAYPPVLDGSAIPRTYMLRHGQVLAEQVGAINWNDPQVFEFIDKQLAL
- a CDS encoding ABC transporter substrate-binding protein encodes the protein MAQFTDQMGLPLQLNDCPQRIVSLVPSQTELLLDLGLNDTVVGITRYCLHPKPKIQGKAIIGGTKTPDLALIRKLQPDLILGNKEENRREDIEALRAEFPVWMSDINSLADATAMVREIGRLVCKETSADWLAERIEERFETLAGELASRPLRKKAAYLIWRKPWMVAGGGTFIDAMLSQAGLDNVFAGQPRYPECAEETLKASLPELILLPSEPFPFKEGHLAEIQALCPDAQVLLVNGELFSWYGTRLLRTPAYLRSLVTSASVQP
- a CDS encoding ion channel, with product MMKFLAFLHVNKYEVLLVSLIQHLFIGVFLKDLEFYTKVIWPINIFIVGLASVGIFVRKVPWKIILRNVLFIVVLALPIALPFFGHMPYFMLTLNIAYVIFFSFIFREIITFLIRPGYINKDIISAAACGYFLLLEISVFLMQVFLYQNFGALNGIDDSSKASVFMDLVYFCSITMTSIGFGDITPNAYYTKLITSFLGIVGQFYSVVLVGILISKFTSRSKPE
- a CDS encoding ion transporter gives rise to the protein MNQEPSPEQNWRHKLYVIIYEADTRAGKRFDVILLWLIVLSVVLVMLESVEEINTRYHAVFNLAEWGITVLFTVEYVARIITVRKPLGYIFSFYGLIDLLSTIPKYLSLFLVGTQVLVVFRSLRLLRVFRILKLHQYVGESQKLMNALRASRTKISVFLFAILIICVVLGTIMYLVEDRESGFTSIPKSIYWAIVTLTTVGYGDIAPQTISGQFIASFIMILGYAIIAIPTGIVTSEMTRDREDNEVFDTQSCPNCSADRHPPRAVFCYRCGTRLNP
- a CDS encoding DUF1761 domain-containing protein; amino-acid sequence: MNSAKINFVAILVAAAVTFLLGALWYIAFQTTWMKLTGLTEAKVVEGGGALASYIISFVTYLLGALALALLFKSMNISTWETGMTAGALIGALIVGGNIFTNNAYEMKPMGLSVLNAGFSAISFATMGAILGGWRRKR
- a CDS encoding dioxygenase family protein translates to MKVPFFSFLLLAVFISCESRSQQQKSSASPKELIGGGCDGCEIMYIGMPIRMNSTDTSVGWRGTRTKLLVTGTVYQVDGRTPAPNVIVYYWQTDDQGYYSKNSMLTGEAVRHGARRGWMQTGADGKYALYTNRPAPYPGRDIPAHIHLSIKEPNLPNEYYVDELVFDDDPLLTTAKRKALENRGGSGVLRPREENGIQVARHDIILGLHIPHYLATTSANKRTGLSIGEESPSFTPYHAWGPDKGSKACPVCKYGRNYGILYFVGATESWDNFKKWLVLLEKLSGEKRDQLKVYLVCEAGGTPEKTQRQLEQVGRELDIQNLALTFVPDFGDQESDVYLNKLDAKAVNTFIVYNSRVIIDTYTNLRPIDFGILTRKIP
- a CDS encoding LytR/AlgR family response regulator transcription factor — protein: MKITAFTFQHRPARIILPVFWLGVAVLATGQDALFAFLKDTSFYWSESLLYKVYWLLFIPLTVFIGLVARRFPVERLLARNLLTHALLAVSTSLIQILLFSALMAVLSEVVLGYPFPFQGVLRKSLAEDFFTGIVMYCLLLLLTSRFTEKHPHQLPPVGVGNQSNQDSGVEYLSVFLVKDGAKTLRLAVESIDWIGSEDSYTVLHRGSQKWLYSESLTRLENQLNPDDFIRIHRSCIVNIHRVRQATSRLTGDYDVYLDNGATVRLSRHYVKAARGRLI